A genome region from Glutamicibacter arilaitensis Re117 includes the following:
- the xseA gene encoding exodeoxyribonuclease VII large subunit, which produces MDSNSPASLPATAGQTTADNPWPLRLLSEKLKIHIENSPVVWVEGQLLEANVRNGHAYLTLRDVDADFSFSVTIWASTMRKLDSTPQVGSRVVAQVKPSFYAKTGRLSLNASDLRPVGLGELLVRLERLRQALGAEGLFSPEHKRPLPVLPHRIGLITGRDSDAEKDVLRNATLRWPSVQFKVINTAVQGMDAANQVIAALQKLDADPEIDVIVIARGGGALEDLLPFSNEDLVRAVFAASTPVVSAIGHEADRPILDDVADLRASTPTDAAKRIVPDLNEEFAGLEMARNRLDRSINNLLQREAQLLASVRERPVLSNPQVMVTSRAEDLERWKQRSTDLLRHRVMRASDEISHLKNQMRALSPQQTLDRGYSVTQLEDGSIVREAAQAPAKSKLFIRVASGQLVAQTLESIPAGQNAN; this is translated from the coding sequence ATGGATTCGAACTCCCCTGCCAGTTTGCCGGCGACCGCCGGGCAGACCACCGCGGATAATCCTTGGCCGTTGCGTTTGCTTTCCGAGAAGCTGAAAATCCACATTGAGAACTCACCCGTGGTTTGGGTCGAAGGCCAGCTGCTCGAAGCCAATGTGCGCAATGGGCATGCCTATCTCACTCTGCGCGATGTGGACGCGGACTTCTCCTTCTCGGTCACCATCTGGGCCTCGACCATGCGCAAGCTGGATTCCACCCCGCAGGTGGGCTCGCGGGTGGTTGCCCAGGTCAAACCGAGCTTCTACGCCAAGACCGGCAGATTGTCCTTGAATGCAAGCGACCTGCGTCCAGTTGGACTCGGCGAGCTTCTGGTGCGCCTTGAACGCCTGCGCCAGGCGTTGGGGGCAGAAGGCCTCTTCTCCCCTGAGCACAAGCGCCCGTTGCCGGTTCTTCCCCATCGTATTGGCCTGATTACCGGACGTGATTCGGACGCCGAAAAGGACGTGTTGCGCAACGCGACGCTGCGCTGGCCGTCAGTGCAATTCAAGGTCATCAATACCGCAGTCCAGGGCATGGATGCAGCCAACCAAGTGATCGCCGCCTTGCAGAAGCTGGATGCCGATCCGGAAATCGATGTCATCGTCATCGCCCGCGGCGGTGGCGCCCTAGAGGATCTGCTGCCGTTTTCCAATGAAGATCTGGTGCGCGCGGTCTTTGCCGCCTCGACCCCGGTTGTCTCGGCTATTGGCCACGAGGCAGACCGCCCCATCTTGGATGACGTAGCTGATCTGCGTGCTTCTACACCGACCGACGCAGCCAAGCGAATCGTCCCGGATCTGAATGAAGAATTCGCTGGCCTGGAGATGGCGCGCAACCGGTTGGACCGCTCCATCAACAATTTGCTCCAGCGCGAGGCCCAGCTGCTCGCCTCGGTACGCGAACGCCCGGTGCTGTCCAATCCGCAGGTCATGGTCACCAGCCGTGCCGAAGATCTGGAACGCTGGAAGCAGCGTTCCACCGATTTGCTACGACACCGGGTGATGCGCGCCAGTGACGAAATCAGTCATCTGAAGAATCAGATGCGTGCACTGTCTCCGCAGCAAACCTTGGACCGTGGATACTCGGTGACCCAGCTTGAAGACGGAAGCATTGTGCGAGAAGCCGCCCAAGCTCCAGCTAAGAGCAAGCTGTTCATCCGTGTGGCTTCCGGCCAGCTGGTTGCACAGACCCTTGAATCAATTCCCGCCGGCCAGAACGCCAACTAA
- a CDS encoding exodeoxyribonuclease VII small subunit, which translates to MTAQIPEDIAKLSYEQAREELLTVVNQLETGGVALEASLALWERGEALAAHCENWLNGVSQRLEQARANHNEASGQ; encoded by the coding sequence ATGACTGCACAGATCCCTGAAGATATTGCCAAGCTTTCCTACGAGCAGGCTCGCGAAGAACTGCTGACCGTAGTGAACCAGCTGGAAACAGGTGGCGTGGCATTGGAAGCCTCGCTGGCCCTATGGGAACGCGGCGAAGCGCTGGCAGCTCACTGCGAGAACTGGCTCAACGGAGTCTCCCAGCGCCTGGAGCAGGCACGCGCCAATCACAACGAGGCCTCAGGCCAGTAG
- a CDS encoding PPK2 family polyphosphate kinase: protein MSAYPASLIQALRAEPGLKLSDRATKNPAWWPKDAPGDKNAAEKRLEELAPLLSDLQEQLFAASVSGGQAPAVLLILQGMDTAGKGGIVRHVLGMLDPQGVEHHAFKAPNKEEAAHDFLWRITKELPAGGLVGVFDRSHYEDVLVAKVKGFASPEVIESRYGKIVDFEKQLIEQNIHPIKVMLHISREEQYERLSERLERTDKHWKYSPGDVDDRLLWDGYQSAYETAINRTDNQSAPWNIVPADQKWKARLCVAELLLATLERIAPQWPEATFDVVKEKARLEAAK from the coding sequence ATGAGCGCTTATCCTGCCAGCCTGATCCAAGCGCTGCGTGCCGAGCCAGGGCTGAAACTCTCTGACAGGGCAACCAAGAACCCTGCCTGGTGGCCCAAGGACGCACCCGGCGATAAGAACGCGGCCGAGAAGCGCCTGGAAGAATTGGCGCCGTTGCTTTCAGATCTGCAAGAACAGCTTTTCGCCGCATCAGTTTCCGGAGGCCAAGCCCCGGCGGTCCTGCTGATATTGCAGGGAATGGATACCGCCGGAAAGGGCGGCATTGTCCGCCACGTGCTGGGCATGCTGGATCCGCAGGGCGTGGAGCATCATGCTTTCAAAGCTCCGAATAAAGAAGAAGCCGCCCATGATTTCCTCTGGCGCATCACCAAGGAATTGCCGGCCGGGGGACTGGTGGGTGTCTTTGACCGCTCGCACTACGAAGATGTGCTGGTCGCCAAGGTCAAGGGCTTCGCGTCTCCAGAGGTCATTGAATCCAGATACGGGAAGATTGTCGACTTTGAAAAACAGTTGATTGAGCAGAATATTCACCCCATCAAGGTGATGCTGCATATCAGCCGCGAAGAGCAGTACGAACGCCTCTCAGAGCGGTTGGAACGCACCGACAAGCATTGGAAATACTCTCCCGGGGATGTGGATGACCGTTTGTTGTGGGACGGCTACCAGTCAGCCTATGAGACCGCGATCAACCGTACCGACAACCAGAGCGCACCGTGGAATATCGTTCCGGCGGATCAGAAATGGAAGGCGCGGTTGTGCGTTGCCGAACTGTTGCTGGCCACCCTTGAACGCATCGCTCCCCAGTGGCCCGAGGCCACTTTTGATGTAGTGAAAGAGAAAGCGCGGCTGGAGGCTGCGAAATAG